From the Pseudomonas sp. VD-NE ins genome, the window AATTGCCTGACGCCCGGCGAAATGCAGGGTGCTTTCCAATACGCGGCGGCCATCGTCCAGCACATCGGTGCGCGTCTGCTGCCTGCTGGCGCGCTGATGGGCATTCAGCGCATAGCCGGGTTGATTCATTCTCAAGCGGCCGATGCCCTGATCTGCACCCCGTCTTTTGCCGCGGCGTTGTTCAATCATGCCGATGTCGATGGGACGCAGTTGAGCAGTCTGAGATGGCTCTACTACATCGGCGAACCCTGCCGTCAGCCTTTACGCGAGCAACTGGCTCGGGACTGGCCGGCCCTGAACATACGATCATTGGGCTATAGCTCGACGGAGACCGGTCCGGTCGGTTTCCAGTGCGCGCACCTCGAACATGGTTTCTACCATCTGCATGCGGACGCCATGCTGCTTGAAGTGGTGGATCCGCTGAGCCTGCGAGCGGTGGCCGACGGTGAGTCCGGCGAGTTTCTGCTGACACCTTTACTGCCCGATCATGTGCCGTTGCTGCGGTATCGCATTGGCGACCGTGGGCGAGTCCTGGGCAGGCAATCAACGTGTGCCTGTGGCAGCGCGCTGCCCATACTGGAGCTGGAGGGGCGCGTCGAGACTTCGATCAAGCTGGGTGGTGCGATCATCACTCAGGGTCAGGTTCTGAGCGTGCTCGCGGAGGCATTGCCTGCACTGCACGCTTCGGATGTGCAGGTGCAGATTGTTCGACAGGTCGATGGTGCGCATATACGGCTTGTCATCGCTCGGGAGCGATTGCCGGCCGGTGCAGAACGCGTCATCGAAGAGGCTTTGCGCAACGAGGCGCAGGCGAGTGCATTGCTTGGATTGCCCGGTGTGCTGGGCTTGCAGGTACGGCGTCTGCCTCGGTGTGACTTCGAAACCACCGTGGCCGGCAAAACACCGTTCTTTGCTGAGGCGCGAGGCGGCCCGGGCAAGTCATGACGACTCGTCCGGGTGCTTCGTTGGCTGGCTACGTGTCAGGGCAACAGGACGGTGGAACCGGTGGTACGTCGCGCCGACAGTTCGGTTTGCGCCTTCGCCGCATCGGCCAGTGGATAACGCTGGCTGATGTCCACTTTCAACTTGCCGCTGATGATCATTTCGAACAATTCGTTGGCCATCCGCTGCAGGTTCTCGGCATTGTTGGCATAAGTCGCCAGCGTCGGTCGGGTCACGTACAGCGAGCCCTTGGCGGAGAGAATCCCCAGGTTCACGCCGTCTACCGCACCAGAAGCATTACCGAAGCTCACGACCAGGCCGCGTGGCGACACGCTGTCGAGGGAAGTCAGCCAGGTGTCCTTGCCGACACCGTCATAAACTACCGGGACTTTCTTGCCGTCGGTCAATTCCAGCACGCATTGCGCAACATTTTCGTGGCTGTAATCGATCGTCGCCCAGGCACCATTGGCCTTGGCCAGTTCGGCTTTTTCTTTGGAACTGACGGTGCCGATCAGCTTCACGCCCAAGGCCTTGGCCCACTGACAGGCCAGCGAACCGACACCACCGGCCGCCGCGTGGAACAGAATGGTTTCGCCACCCTTCAACTCATAGGTCTGGCGCAACAGATATTGCACGGTCAGGCCTTTGAGCATCACCCCGGCAGCCGTTTCGAAACTGATTTCGTCGGGCAGGTGCACCAGATTGTCCTGGGGCAGCACATGCAATTCGCTGTAGGCCCCCAACGGGCCGCTGCCGTACGCCACGCGATCACCGACCTTGAACCGGGTCACGTCGCTGCCCACGGCATCAACCACGCCTGCACCTTCCGCACCCAGGCCGGACGGCAAGGCCGGCGGCGCATACAGACCGCTGCGGTAATAGGTGTCGATGAAGTTCAGGCCGATCGCCTTGTTGGCCACGCGCACTTGATTCGGGCCGGGTGCGGCGGGTTGGTAATCAACATATTCGAGCACTTCGGGGCCGCCGTGGGCGCGGAACTGGATACGCTTTGCCATCTGCCTGCTCTCCTTGGGTCTGTTGTGAGCCCCCTATCCAACTCCCATGCTTGATCTTCGTCAACTGCGGCGCGCCGTTGTGCGGTGGTATGCTACGCGCCCATTTGCGTCGCCCGTCTGCCGGGGCGCCGCCCGATTCAAGGTGAAGCCATGACGACCCGCACCGACGCCGTAAAGGCCTATCTGCTCGACCTGCAAGACCGCATCTGCTCGGCTGTCGAAACCGAAGACGGCGGCACGCGCTTCGTTGAAGACGCCTGGACCCGGCCCGCCGGCGGTGGCGGTCGCACCCGCGTGATCGAGAACGGTACGGTGATCGAAAAGGGCGGCGTCAACTTCTCCCACGTCTTCGGCAGCGGCCTGCCGCCATCGGCCAGTGCCCATCGCCCGGAACTGGCCGGTCGCGGTTTTGAAGCCCTTGGCGTGTCGCTGGTCATTCACCCGCACAACCCGCATGTGCCGACGTCCCACGCCAACGTGCGTTTTTTCATCGCCGAGAAGGAAGGTGAAGAGCCGGTCTGGTGGTTCGGCGGCGGCTTCGACCTGACCCCGTATTACGGCAATGAAGAAGACTGCATCCACTGGCACCGCGTCGCCGAACAGGCCTGCGCGCCGTTCGGGGCGGACGTCTACCCGCGCTATAAAGCCTGGTGCGACACCTACTTCCACATCAAGCATCGCCACGAGCCGCGCGGTATCGGCGGCCTGTTTTTCGATGACCTCAACGAGTGGGACTTCGACACCAGCTTCGCCTTCATGCGCGCCATCGGGGATGCTTTCATCGACGCTTATCTGCCGATCGTGCAGCGCCGCAAAAACGCCGCGTTCACCGCTCAACAACGTGAGTTCCAGGAATTCCGCCGTGGCCGCTACGTTGAGTTCAACCTGGTGTACGACCGTGGCACGTTGTTCGGCCTGCAATCGGGCGGGCGTACCGAGTCGATCCTGATGTCGCTGCCGCCACAAGTGCGCTGGGGTTATGACTGGAAGGCCGAGCCTGGCAGCGAAGAAGCCCGCCTGACCGAGTACTTCCTGCAAGACCGCGACTGGCTGGCCGAGGCCTGAGGATTTTTGATGGATCGTTACGTCGTTTTCGGTAACCCGATCGGCCACAGCAAATCGCCGCTGATTCACAAGCTGTTCGCCGAACAGACCGGCCAGAGCCTCGACTACAGCACGCTGTTG encodes:
- the hemF gene encoding oxygen-dependent coproporphyrinogen oxidase; its protein translation is MTTRTDAVKAYLLDLQDRICSAVETEDGGTRFVEDAWTRPAGGGGRTRVIENGTVIEKGGVNFSHVFGSGLPPSASAHRPELAGRGFEALGVSLVIHPHNPHVPTSHANVRFFIAEKEGEEPVWWFGGGFDLTPYYGNEEDCIHWHRVAEQACAPFGADVYPRYKAWCDTYFHIKHRHEPRGIGGLFFDDLNEWDFDTSFAFMRAIGDAFIDAYLPIVQRRKNAAFTAQQREFQEFRRGRYVEFNLVYDRGTLFGLQSGGRTESILMSLPPQVRWGYDWKAEPGSEEARLTEYFLQDRDWLAEA
- a CDS encoding AMP-binding protein, with amino-acid sequence MRRDLMMHASSAGVHAAATEAFASKLAHAQSLSWFCTLCPQIRLVQTTEDLHRLPILAVEDEQGGLLFTRLGEASHRACGGGLTLTSGGSTGNRKHITHSWAFNESIVSLGARMFAATDERPGVVINCLTPGEMQGAFQYAAAIVQHIGARLLPAGALMGIQRIAGLIHSQAADALICTPSFAAALFNHADVDGTQLSSLRWLYYIGEPCRQPLREQLARDWPALNIRSLGYSSTETGPVGFQCAHLEHGFYHLHADAMLLEVVDPLSLRAVADGESGEFLLTPLLPDHVPLLRYRIGDRGRVLGRQSTCACGSALPILELEGRVETSIKLGGAIITQGQVLSVLAEALPALHASDVQVQIVRQVDGAHIRLVIARERLPAGAERVIEEALRNEAQASALLGLPGVLGLQVRRLPRCDFETTVAGKTPFFAEARGGPGKS
- a CDS encoding NADPH:quinone reductase, giving the protein MAKRIQFRAHGGPEVLEYVDYQPAAPGPNQVRVANKAIGLNFIDTYYRSGLYAPPALPSGLGAEGAGVVDAVGSDVTRFKVGDRVAYGSGPLGAYSELHVLPQDNLVHLPDEISFETAAGVMLKGLTVQYLLRQTYELKGGETILFHAAAGGVGSLACQWAKALGVKLIGTVSSKEKAELAKANGAWATIDYSHENVAQCVLELTDGKKVPVVYDGVGKDTWLTSLDSVSPRGLVVSFGNASGAVDGVNLGILSAKGSLYVTRPTLATYANNAENLQRMANELFEMIISGKLKVDISQRYPLADAAKAQTELSARRTTGSTVLLP